GATGCCACACAGCAAATAAATTGAACGCTGATTGTCAAGCTTAATGCTGTGAGGTTAACAAAATACCACATTCAAGGGAAGCAGAGTCATTTAGGCTGACCTGGGTAAGTTAACTATGTTTAAGATAAATTTAGCTTACTGTATTTCCAGAACAACACCCACCACGAAGTTATTCTGTGCTGGCTGGTGGGCTGCTCTGCACAATTCATGTATGTCAAAAGAATAAGTAATTTGAAgacttaattacatttttagcCTGGAGTGTCATGCATGTACAGTTTGAGCCATTAACATTTTGGATGTTGCTGCATGACTTACAGCTTGGATGGATTCTAATGATGACATTTTCAGTATAAAAGATAGAACTTTAAATTGTGAGGGTATCATTGTTTGTTATCTGGTTTCCTTATAGTGATAGGAGTGGTTTTTCACTGAACTGAAAGGAGTGAAACCTCATTGCACTTAATTTATGATACCGACTCCAACGCTAAAATAATCTGGTAAACATCCGTGGGTAAAAACATAGTAATGGGTTTATTCAGGCATATCTGTGCCCCAGGAATGAAACAAATTAAAGCACACTTCTGAAGCACTGGAAATGTACTGAAGCTATTAACACTTCAGTATCGTATAGTCTGACACCAATTCTGAAAGTGGCAATTTTGTAGTGGTAGAGCTCCTGAAATGTGGAAGAAACTACTAATTAACCAGAACTGCTAATCACACTGGGACCGCATgtgctgttctttaaaaagtGTTCTTCTAGAAGGTCTGTAGCATTATTTACAAGGAGAAGGGGTTTTGTGTGCTTGAGAACAACTTAAATTCTGGTCTCAAATGAATGATTTTGTAGTGCAGTGGGCAGACCCCTGGTGCATCAGATGGAGGCAGTGTGATCCCTTTTATCAAATTTTGATTGAGGCTCAGCCTCAATCTCTTATTTCTGCCAGTAGGAGAAAAGCTGTAGTTGCATACTTGCGTTGTTACAGGCAGAGTTTGTCATCAAAAGCCAAGACAGGGAGTTTGACGTACATAGGCAAAGATGAGCTTCTTGGGAAGGAGGAGATTGATCATGGGTAGAGAGGATGTAGCGTCGTAAACAGTTCTTAAGTCTGATTGCGAGTTGAGTTAATGGATAGAAGGACTGAGAGTCATGGAGTGCTGCATATACCACTGGGAGCAAGGCATCACAATTCATAGGCTTCAGCTGTTTTGTAGGTGTGTTTTACTTGGGCTTCTAGTTCTGGGCATCTTATGAGATGGGGTTGGTTATGCTTCTCTTCTCTAGCACTTAGagttgcaaagagaaaaggttCCAATTGGCTTCCAGTTGTGACCTTGTAAAACCtgtcagcatttatttttgtacagaTCTTATAAGAGAGCATGTTATTAGTTCTCCCTAGAttctccaggaagaaaactatTTCCTGCCCTCCTAAGGAAATGCTGGAGGATAATGAGTACGAAAGGCAGGTGGACATGACTTCAAGTATGCCAGAACGACatgcttcagtgtttctgttaaATGAATTGTTTGCTTTCACGTGAAACATATAGTCTGGCTGGCCTTTATTCTCAGAACTAGTACTCAGAGtaccagatgacctccagaggtcttTTCAAGCATCAACACAGGTTTTTTGTGTGcggaaaatattttgaatgtagCCCTTACTGCAAAATCAAAGTACAAGTGCAGACATTCTTTACTCTTTGATCGACCTATCTTAGTCTCATTGTTTTGAGGGATCAAACTAATAGTGGACAAATAACCTTTTCAGTTTAAGAATTGGGGGAATCTCCAGACTTTGTATTTGTGTAGTTGTGACACGTAGAGTTGATGAGATCGCTGATAAATGCTGTCAAGAATCTGAACTAAACAAAATTATGCAAAAATAGTACTGTCAGTGTTAGTGAATCTCTCCTATGTACAAAGTCTTACTTATGATATGGAGaataaatataaagcaaaactgAGGATTCTTGATTCCTGAGTGTTGAAGAACATACTGACTGTTTAGAGTTTGGGATTAGCAAGTGATCACTGCAGTTACATTAGTGTAACCTTGTGATTATGTTGTTCAGAGGAATCCAGCTGTGTGAGGAATTCAAGACTTTCATATTCCAAATGAAGATGTGAGAAGTCATAAGCTATGGCCAGCAATTAACTGTCTGTTCTGTTTAGGTTGATCCACAAAAATACAAGAGCATCTTCAATGGATTTTCCGTGACAATCAAAGAAGATGGAGTTCGTGGCTTGGCTAAGGGATGGGCTCCAACTTTTATTGGATACTCCATGCAGGGGCTTTGTAAATTTGGTTTCTATGAAGTTTTCAAAATCCTGTATGGCAACATGCTGGGAGAGGTAAGCATTAAGTGCTTTATGTGAAGCTGTGCATCAGCAGCATAATAGTTGTACTTGCAGAGAGGAATCAGGAAAAAGTACAATTCcttaatgaaaatgtgtttaaatttaCTTCAGGAAAATGCCTATTTGTGGCGTACTTCGTTATATTTAGCTGCATCTGCCAGTGCAGAGTTTTTTGCTGACATTGCTCTGGCTCCAATGGAAGCTGCTAAAGTTCGCATTCAGACACAGCCTGGATATGCTAACACCTTACGGCAAGCGGTACCTAAAATGTTTGGAGAAGAAGGCATTTGGGCGTAAGTTTTTagtgtttccttatttttttttataatgaagAACTATTGCTAAAACTGGTAGTGCCTTTAGGTTGTAATACTTGTTAGTTTTTATAGTTCAGGATAACAACAAACTTAACATCGGGGAACCTGTGCTGAGCTGGCTGTTAGTTCCACATGCTCCTTAGATCCATCTTTGTGAGTATCTTTGTGCTGAGTTCTGCTGGATAACTTCAGTTTCTAGCAGTTCCAGTCAAAGTTGCTCAGCAACTTTTTTGGTTGTACAGTCGAAGATGCTTGAGTCATTGGCATGTGAGAGCAATCTAACTGCATGTTAGCTTTCTGTTCTGGTAAAAGTGACTACAAATACAGGAGTCATTTACCGCTATCAGGACATAGCTGGTATGCAGACATTGAACCTTGCTGCGCTTGTAGTAGCAGTACTTCATTATTGCAGTGCATTGTGATCTGAAAGGGATTGGTTAAATCCCTGTCTTGCTGTTTGCAGGTAGtacacagaaatgaataaaGGAAATGTGTTCCTGTTCCATAGGTATTGTGACAATTTGACCTTGCGGTCACAGTCTGTTAGGAATTGTTTTGCCAATAGCAGCAATaagacaatttcttttttttcagattagaAATATTCCTTCAGTACTACAGATAATCAAACAGTTTCTCCTCTTGTTAAGTTTCTATAAAGGTGTTGCTCCACTATGGATGAGACAGATTCCATACACAATGATGAAATTTGCCTGCTTTGAACGTACTGTTGAAGCTCTCTACAAGTATGTTGTTCCCAAGCCACGAAGTGAATGTACAAAAGGAGAACAGCTGGTAGTCACATTTGTTGCAGGCTATATTGGTAAGAAAACTTTAAATTCTGCACTTGAAAGTCACATGATTTTCTGAATATCAAGTAGATGTGACGAGAATGGGGAATTTGCATGTAACTTCGACACATGCAGGGGAAAAACCTGGATGCAATCTCTGATTGACTTGAGTAAGCTTGTAGTAGCACAGTACTCTTACCTATTCCCATGTCTACTATGTTAAAGTCTTAGTTTAGAAACAGCAGCTGGTTCAAACAAGGAACCTTGCGTCTTTGTGAGGCtaggaaagaaacaggaacatTGAAAGAATGGTAGAGAAATCTGAGTGGAAGGGTGATAGTGCATTTCCTAAGATTCAGAATGAATTTTCTTCTGGCAGAAGGGGGCAGGGGTAGTTAGCTGGTTGAGGTGTTTCCTGATAGTCATATAACACTAATAAGAACAGATTTCTACAATATCGGGGGACTCGATGGATCTCCTGTGCAGTTTATTAGTGATCTAGGGAAAGTGTTAATTCATTTGGTTGTATTTAGCGTGCACAGTAGTGATACAGTTAAAGCACCATAGAAGTAATGTCAAATTATTCTTTCAGCTGGTGTGTTCTGTGCGATTGTTTCTCATCCTGCTGACTCTGTGGTGTCTGTGTTGAACAAGGAAAAGGGCAGTTCTGCTTCACA
The sequence above is a segment of the Excalfactoria chinensis isolate bCotChi1 chromosome 1, bCotChi1.hap2, whole genome shotgun sequence genome. Coding sequences within it:
- the SLC25A3 gene encoding solute carrier family 25 member 3, with protein sequence MFSSIAPLARLNPFYAPHFQLCQDGLRKRAEPAEAPTTRRSLAAASAAEEYSCEYGSLKFYALCGVGGVLSCGLTHTAVVPLDLVKCRMQVDPQKYKSIFNGFSVTIKEDGVRGLAKGWAPTFIGYSMQGLCKFGFYEVFKILYGNMLGEENAYLWRTSLYLAASASAEFFADIALAPMEAAKVRIQTQPGYANTLRQAVPKMFGEEGIWAFYKGVAPLWMRQIPYTMMKFACFERTVEALYKYVVPKPRSECTKGEQLVVTFVAGYIAGVFCAIVSHPADSVVSVLNKEKGSSASQVLKRLGFRGVWKGLFARIIMIGTLTALQWFIYDSVKVYFRLPRPPPPEMPESLKKKLGLTQ